The Geotrypetes seraphini chromosome 2, aGeoSer1.1, whole genome shotgun sequence genome contains the following window.
cttagggcaagattctcaaaacttttaacGCGGTCACTAAGCAGTTTTCCGGCgatttagcctgcacgcattttagcggcggattaacaaaacggattatctctgaggttagcaaggtttctagcagtctccggcAATGGCATGTAAATgggctctttaacattgaaatgagccctcgggtggattcttaaaaatcgctgaGGTATTTTCGaagagcggcgtcggcttttggtaacaaaaagcagcgactggtctgggggtgccgttacagtgccagtacttgtgttttgactgttgctaatgaaaaaaaaaatgtgtatctatatatttttagtggaggttagtaaaatcatgctttttttgAGTTttagggagagacaggcatgtttcatgcgcgcttgttaaaagccgATGTTTCTTCTTGCAGACTAAGTCAAAAAAGATATGCAGGGGTAACTCTTTCAAATCAAAATTATTATCGAGTGACTAAAGAGGTCAATAGAACAAAAACAAAGTCACCACTGATTCATCAATGTacttagaaaaattattttttgtttagaactctgctcagagacatgaaggctgattactcggcctcacctaccaatcattgcagtgttcaaaaaggattttttaatttaaagcacCTATTCATGCGCTAGCTAAAAAGCTATGCTGAAAATATCACTGTTTTCATAaattttatagttatagaaaacttaactttgaatagtgactggttccgacgtgcacgtttcgtagctgcgtcagggaaccgacaatacagctggatttaaagctggtagtgaagtcacatGCAATTGAAAAGCTAGGTCTCTCAGGGAAATGTTTCTTCTCAAATGTCTCAGATGTTTCTTCTTGAGCACATGTATGATAccccttgtcttgtgtgtttctggctgtgggacttgattaaattttacattaaaaaaaaattacaagatttacctgaattatagtagttttttggagagaaaggcatgttttatgcgcgatTGAAAAAAGTCGATGTTgcctctccccttctctcccttccattcgtccaatagtgcagcaggagtgtgtttttttttttaaaaaactggcatttttctgcgcatgtaCCCATTAGCGATGGGCAcgtgcaaatgtaggaaatctttgctgctgtccgccgatcttatttgcatgtgtgatttttttaaagaatgtctcgggtttttagattcggtatcaaaacgACTGAGGTAGCAGATCGTCGCTTTTTAATGCTGGCTTTTAAAAATCCTGCCCTTAGCGCACCATTATGCATGCGGGTCTTTCACATGTGTCCAGGCCATTTCTACTGCAGCTGGAAAATGGTCGATTTTTCAAATAGGCATGTGCCAATGCTGCAATTAACACatggccattaacaaaaattagcacGAGCCCTTACCGCCATCTATTTTGCAGGCAGAGTAGAgaattgcacggggacagaaatcccgccagaatcctctccgtccccacctgtccccaccaggatcctcttcgtccccacccatccccgcaaggaattacctccatccccgcccgtccccataaaaagcagcaattacttctgacaggatcatcaattccacagtttcttttgtgtttgcactgctgttttccttgtggaatctctttggtggaaccctttttttgttttctgttccggtaattaacttataaaccccctcttttactaaggctgacgtgtccataatattatatggacgaaccctgcttccaaagccttccatccccgtgggagtcccgttggctagaggggggtccccgtgggagtcccgtgggccagaggggggtccccgtgggagtcccgtgggtgaGGGGAGATTCCAACGAGACTCTTGCGGAACCCGCGGGAATCCTGCGATccctgttcctgtgcagacctctaaatTAGAGCTCACATGCTAATCAGCTGGcatgagcagtggcgtagtaaggaggggggcaGTCCGTCCTGGacacggtcttcctaagggcgcagcacaacctcctcctctccgcccctccccttGCCGTGTGCTCCTTGCCTTTTTTACTTCCTCGGtgcaaggttgctgcccgcgtccgCATCAACGCTCtctctaggaagtgacatcagagggttaGCCGATACCGATGTGGGCATGCGGCTcacaccagagaagttaaaaaggtacaggaaaagggaagggggcgcacatGGCAGGGGGGGCGTGGAAGGGGCGCCCCTGCCCCGAGCattgctcacccttactatgccactgagcatGAGGCTAACTGATTAGTACGGAAATGACCTCTTTTCACCCCCAAACACATCTccttagccccccccccaaaaaaaaatagtttttaacATGTGGGTAGCATGTGCTCATTTGAAACCTATGTGGGATGCCTCAGCACACCCCATgataagcccttttaagctgcacGTTaagtgcttaccgcagcttagtaaaaagacccctaagtcaAGTCATTTCTACCCACGCTACATTATATTTATGAGATTTCTATTTTCTGGGAACCAGCACACCTAATCTGATtgctctgtttttttctttctttctttcttttttttttagagtgTATCCTGTCCTAAATATGTTACCCTATCACCAATGAAGAAAAACGGAAACCTAATTCTTCACGTGTATACACAGACATACacgtatatacacacacatatgaaCAAACACAGAATTACATTTTATTTGTACACTTCAAATAACTACATAAGAAACTATATGTGTAGCTATAGCtataaaatacttaaaaaaaaaaacacaaaccccaaaataaaacacATGCGTAGCTCTAAAGACATGACAGCCGTCAAGTAAATTCATGAGCTGGCATTTATGTGCAGGGGTTAAAAAACACTGCACAGGTATAGATCCTATGGCAATTATAAATGTTACTGAAATAAAAGCCAGAAACAGGAAGCCAAAAAACAGGTCCCTAAGGCAGGCATCTGTCTTAAATGATATCATCTGTCAAGTTTCCAGCGTCTTGTGGATGTGAACACAAAAATAAGTTCTGTTTTATAGAAAGGATGTTACAAACTCATTAGCCAAAATGTTCCGGCAATGAATAACACAGGATTTTCATTTAATAAGAAGCAGCTATAGTATTTGCCTCTAAGGTGtgcaaaaaataaatattggataTAATAATTTTTGCACCAGTCTGATGATTCTTTTTATACTATAGACcaagtatgtgttttttttttttaactctccaCATAAAACTCAATTTAAGATATAAATTTAACACACCTCTCTATTCGAAACTCACAGCACAGCAGTTTACAATTCATTATCCAGCAATAAAACGACTCAAAAAACCTTGAGTCCATCCAATAATCCTAGACAAGAGAATAAGAAGACCTGCAATCTGTTTCAGGGCAGCAGTCACAACAATGGGGGAAATCATTTTACAGATGCCTCTCAAGATGAAATGCATTCAAATTGTAATTTCCATATAGGAAACAAAATTCCTAGAGCTGAGAAATGGCATTTCTTCAAGTTGTGTGAAAGTCCGTATTTCTCATATCTACCCACCTATTCAAATGTTTGAGtgtatatttaaaaatatatgtatacacatgtgtactactatttattatttataaagcgTTACCAATGCATAAGTGTAGATTATATATCCTTACATGTGGATTTTCTTTTTGAAAGCAAGATATATTATATTTcttaattgttgtaattctttcttttttggggggtggatgGGGTGAACACACGAAGTGTGGTAGAGCGAAATGCcatataatccccccccccacaactgcACTGCCCTGTCAGTGACCTCAAGCCAGGGGTGGTGGGAAGGCCACTCTCAGCAGAATTGAGAAGTAATTCATCCACCACAATTGCTCAGTCCTGGGCCTCTctgaaacacagacagacaattGCCCTGAATTATGGATAACAGTTTTGTGATGTGTACCACGGTTCACTAAGAAAGGTGCTGAGACCATCAAACTCGTTTCACTTAACATAACAGTATGGACTTGAACCCTGACCCCCAGAAGAGAGAGGTCACTGCTGAAATCCAACCTTACATTTACAGAGCATTTTTTTACACTTCAAAACAAGGACAAATGTCCTTCCTTCCTGTTTTCTAAGTAAATTTAAACACACACAGAAACCCAGCGTAAGGCTCACAAACTTTTTtgacttttaaaaataaatgaaagttAAAAATGGGCCAAATGAGTGTTAAGGTGTTCTTTTAAAGAAAATTTCGTCATATAACCTCAACACAATAAATTTCTGTACTGTAGCTTAAGGGATCCAGCTGCTAAAATGTTAGTCTTTCATCTTTATTACCCTCCCATTAAAATGAAAGAATCCAGGACTGGCTTCACTTGAGATGAAGCAATTTAACTGGCGATATCCTTACTGCTCAAGTCTTTAAGAAGGGGGAAAGATTTGCGGAAGAAAGCAATAATGCACCTATCTGCATAAACAGGAAATAAATGTTTCAGATGCCTACTATGTACAATTTAATAATAGCCTTTGATTAGATTATTCCGCTGCAAGATGTTGCCACTCCAGTCGCTTTTCATTTTACGCATctgttattaaaaacaaaacaaaaaaatccctaCAGTTGCGCTGCTATGTGTGTATATCTAGGTACAAGGCATAGATTATTAAAAGAAGTCTCTCTATTTTGCCAGGGCTCTTAGGATCAAGAAGGCACAGATTAATATTGGATGGGGCTCCCTTGTAACACTGAGCTATACCGAGGACACAAAGAGTCTCACTTCAGGCTGTTCCTCTTCTTCATAACTCAAGAAGTGTCACAGTGGCAATAGCCTCTAGTGCTATTTGTCTTTAGTGCAGTTGTGACACTTCGGCATGATCCATAATTTGGCAGCTATTTACCGTGACATTTCCCTTCAGTGCAGCCATAACATTCAGCGAGGCCATTATTTGGTTCCATTTACCATATAAATTGTATTGTTGTGCATGCATGCTAGCAGCTACATCAGGTACCTGCAAATGAGTAAATCTTGCAAAATAGATACCAACAGCCATTCGACAGTGGAATTTTCTGTACTCCTCCAGCTGACTGGAAGAAGAAAAATATAACATCTTTCTGGGTATCGTTACAAACTTTTCCCTGAGCAACTGTAATTATGGTTATATTTATACAGGATGCGGCTCCGATACTTGCTCACGGCTGTGCTTTTAAATAAAgtacaaaagaagaaaagagccaGTAAAATACCCTGGCAGGGATCTACCGTAATAGCTTTAAAAGGCATTTAAAAATTCCAGAACACACAATGAGATGCGAAGCACATTTGTGCTTTGGATATGCTGAGCATTGAGGGTAATTTTTACAGACATGTGCACAGCTCAGAAGTGTCGGGTCGGCCCTCGATGCCACCTCTGACATTCTTGacagggtaggggtggggggagagaatttTGTGACTCAACACCTAGAAGTGTCATTCGTTTCTACTATAGCAATTTCATTTAGGGCccgattgatttttttttttttttttttccctcattccatggctatgaggaaaaaaagcgTACTAAACTGAGCCTGAAAGGCATAAAAACCAGAATAAAGCACCAGCCCTACTACTATTGCTAAAATTTTCTTTCCAGATGCTGCATAAACTCTTTAGAAGCAAAAAATGCACAATTGCTGTTCAGATTATTTCAATCTCTCTATTCAATCTGATTTCATATACATTCTCAGACGCTTCCATGTTAATAGATTTAGGATTTTGTGTGCGTGTGTGCTTAGTGCATACCAGATCCCTTTCACGGCCATATACATTTTCTCATTACTTGAACATCCACTGGTGCACGCTGGATTGTACACATCTGTTTTGATGTCCATACAGAATGCTACTGTTATTTCTGGTAAAACTGACTGCAGTCAGCTACAGTTTGAAAAATGAGTGTGCTTCATTTTCTTAAAAACGCTTTAttacttatattttaaatttataacTGAACCAAATTGAAAAACGAGTGGCATTCACACAGTTGCAAAACATTCATTTGCGTCCTAAAGGGACTGCTTGTTTTTCATAAATTGACCAATCCACAAAGATCCCTTTCTTTCCCAAATGACAGTAGTGACAGTTGACCCTGAGCTGAATTTCAAATTTCTATAAAAATATATTATGAGCAAATTGAATCTTTAAAAATAAGATCAAATGTATTTATAGGGCATAGAATACACCACATAAATTGAAGGCTGAACAAACATTAGATcctgataaaaaaaaatcaaatttaaacTGCCCACCTCAGTTTTATTGGCTGGTTACTAATCCAATTATGATTGTCAGTAAGGTATCTACGTAATGAAATGACAATAACTCTTTACCACTACCATTGGTTAAGAAAGttactttttcaaaaaaattgATAATGCACAGAACATTCAAACTCAATTTCAAATTTAAcagaaaaaaattacaaattgtTACTAGTAAGTCTAGGCAGAAAATTACCATTTTATATTCTGTTTTTACAGCTTGCTGGTGACAGGGTGAGGTAATTCAACTACAatctttccaatattttttcccatGTACAAATAATCTATAGCTCGGAACACTGACTCCAGGCCAATGAACTTGCCCTCTGGAGATATGTCTCCAAGGTCCACCTCACACACCAGTTCTCCATCTTTGTACATCTTCAGCAAAGTTAGCATGGCTTCCTGGTACTGAGATAAGTAATGGTTCAGGAAGAATCCTCTAAGGCTGGCAGATTTCTTCAGCAGGGCAGCTGGCAAGACCCCTGCATCAACTAGTGAAAGACCAGTAGCTGTTTCGTAGCCAGAGATAAACCCTATAATTATCAGCCGTCCTTTGGTAGCCAAAGATCTCACAGACAGGTCAAACATTTTTCCTCCAACAGACTCATATATAACGTCTACACCTTGGGGGTACTCTTTTTTCAGGACTGCCGCAACATTCTCAGTTTTATAGTTGATGGGATGGTCACAGCCAATGGACTTCAGAAAAACAACCTTCTCTTTAGATGAACAAGTTCCAATTACATGGCATTTTGCTCTCTTGGAAAGTTGTACAGCAAACTGGCCTGTTCCTCCAGCTGCTGCTGTCACGAGAACTTTGTCTCCTTCAGTTAACTCTCCAAGCTCTTTCAGGCTGATGTAAGCAGTGGTGCCACTTATTAGCAGGGTGAGAAACTCAGGTTTCAGAGAGGGCATTGGAACAGCAAACTTGGCAGGCACAACTGTATATTCAGCAAAGGATCCTGGTGCTATGTAGGCCACAACCTGGTTAATTGTGAACCTAGCACTAGCAGTTAGTCCCAAGCCTACCACTTCACCAATACCTTCAAAACCAACATCAAATGGAGGTTTAACTGAGGGGTCATATCGACCAGAAGTGTAGTTGATGTCAGATGCATTAATACCAACAAATCTAaaagaatgaaaggggggggaaaaaaaaaaaacaaataaaactagATGAGCATGTTTGGTTTTACTatacaaacaaaagaaaacccaAATCTCCAAAGCAACTATAACTAGAAACATAAAAAGTGGAGTCTCAATAATACCACCGTTGGCGTCATTTTGCTTCAAGTGGAGATGCAGTACATCTTTTTCACAGTTCCTTCGCACAAAGTTTGGGTATAATATCTTTAACAGTTTCATGGTATTTCCTTCTGATAACCCAATAATCCATGGTTTGCTAATCATACGAACCCTGAGGAAAGCTCTGTGTAtccgaaacacagcctgtgctgaGTCACATTCATTAAGGGTCatactaataaaacttgaaagtgCAAGATTAAATACTTTGATATAATAGACTTTTTTATTCATTCAGTGCTCTGGACAGCCACAGTTGTGATAATATTGAGACTCCACTCTTTGTGTTTCTGGTTTTACTATATATCAATTCTGTTATTTTAGAAGCATTTTAGCCTGACATGTATGGAGTCAAACTGCGTTAAGTATGAGATACACGCGTCAATCATTCTCCTAGAAAGAAACCCACAGGTGCATCAGCGAAACAGTGACTTTATCAGTTTTTTGTATACCTCTTCCAACCTGCTGAAAACATTGTGTATCATTAATAAGACAGTATTTCACCCCATTTTGAAACGGAAAAACAAACAGAGCTAAAACCTGACAAGACATTGTTGGCAGGGGATGTAAATTATTGATCTCTTCAGAGACTTGAAAAACTAGAATTAAACAAGGTACAAAATGGATGCACAAGCAAGGAAGTATTGATTATGTCAGGAAATCAGCGCTTCACATCTAATTATAAGCAAAGGCAATGCTGGGGATGAGTGTAATGTCATCATCAGCAGGCAGGCTTCGCACATCACTTCTCCTTTGGAAATGAATTCGGTGGCTGCCTATAACTCAGTGTCCTCAAGCCGAGAAAACCTCGCAAAGATGACACGACGTTTAATGGTAAAGGAGCTTTAGTGCTTCCCATTCCCCGATGGGCAAAATAATAGGATGTCAGCAGAACGTGTTCGGGAGTTCTAGAACGCCATTTGGCCCAATGGGACTTGGCCTTGATCGCCAGAGTGCGCACCGCTGCCATGACCAACCACGACAACGACAAAAAAAGGCAGA
Protein-coding sequences here:
- the ZADH2 gene encoding prostaglandin reductase 3, producing MSLGSAARAAAGVGLRASVRQAFRPRSIVDMSYSQHFMDPTGSAIPATMKKLVVTKLSPNFRQAVTLQAGVPVPVPGDGDLLVRNRFVGINASDINYTSGRYDPSVKPPFDVGFEGIGEVVGLGLTASARFTINQVVAYIAPGSFAEYTVVPAKFAVPMPSLKPEFLTLLISGTTAYISLKELGELTEGDKVLVTAAAGGTGQFAVQLSKRAKCHVIGTCSSKEKVVFLKSIGCDHPINYKTENVAAVLKKEYPQGVDVIYESVGGKMFDLSVRSLATKGRLIIIGFISGYETATGLSLVDAGVLPAALLKKSASLRGFFLNHYLSQYQEAMLTLLKMYKDGELVCEVDLGDISPEGKFIGLESVFRAIDYLYMGKNIGKIVVELPHPVTSKL